The Megalobrama amblycephala isolate DHTTF-2021 linkage group LG7, ASM1881202v1, whole genome shotgun sequence genome window below encodes:
- the atp1b1b gene encoding sodium/potassium-transporting ATPase subunit beta-1b — MPAQNKDEGGWKKFVWNSEKKEFLGRTGGSWSKIFLFYLIFYGCLAGIFIGTIQILLLTLSDYKPTWQDRVAPPGLSHFPRSDKAELIFSPDDVETFLKYTKVMKDFLGPYDLENQRDQMKFEDCGDQPQTYKERGGLESDMGVRKACQFSKTWLGPCSGIEDRDFGFSEGKPCLIVKLNRIVNFRPKTPKTNDSIPEEAQYKVQSHVIPIHCTNKKEEDAGKLGEVKYYGIGEGFPLQYYPYYGKLLHPQYLQPLVAIQFVNITLNTDIRVECKVYGENIYYNEKDRYQGRFDIKLGVHRS, encoded by the exons ATGCCTGCTCAAAATAAAGATGAAGGAGGATGGAAGAAGTTTGTATGGAATTCAGAGAAGAAGGAATTTCTGGGGCGCACCGGTGGTAGTTGGT CAAAAATCTTCCTCTTCTATCTCATCTTTTATGGCTGTCTGGCCGGGATCTTTATCGGCACCATCCAGATTCTCCTCCTAACCCTGAGCGATTACAAACCCACCTGGCAGGACAGAGTAGCCCCTCCAG GGCTCAGTCACTTCCCACGTTCAGACAAGGCTGAGCTGATCTTCTCTCCGGATGACGTGGAGACGTTTCTGAAATACACCAAAGTCATGAAAGATTTCCTAGGACCTTATGACCTGGAAAACCAGCGGGACCAAATGAAGTTTGAGGACTGTGGAG ATCAACCCCAGACCTACAAGGAAAGAGGTGGTTTAGAGAGTGACATGGGTGTCAGGAAGGCATGCCAGTTTTCAAAGACTTGGCTAGGACCCTGCTCTGGCATTGAGGATCGTGATTTTGGATTCTCAGAGGGGAAGCCCTGCTTGATTGTCAAGCTCAACAGGATTGTGAACTTCAGACCGAAG ACACCAAAGACAAATGACAGCATTCCAGAGGAGGCACAGTACAAAGTCCAGTCCCACGTGATTCCTATCCACTGCACAAACAAG AAAGAAGAGGATGCAGGTAAGCTCGGCGAGGTGAAGTACTACGGTATCGGAGAAGGCTTCCCCCTTCAGTATTACCCCTACTACGGGAAACTCCTGCACCCTCAGTACCTGCAGCCCCTGGTGGCCATCCAGTTCGTCAACATCACCTTGAACACGGATATCCGCGTGGAGTGCAAAGTGTACGGGGAAAACATTTATTACAACGAAAAGGATCGCTACCAGGGACGATTCGATATTAAACTCGGTGTGCACAGATCATGA